The following are from one region of the Centropristis striata isolate RG_2023a ecotype Rhode Island chromosome 19, C.striata_1.0, whole genome shotgun sequence genome:
- the LOC131992595 gene encoding growth arrest and DNA damage-inducible protein GADD45 gamma-like encodes MQSPGKSLKEALLCAQNEDRLTVGVYESAKIMTDDPDSVSFCVLAVDEEFECDIALQIHFTLIQSFCFDNDISIVRVSDMQRLAEIVGDKSEQLEDAHCVLITNPADGSWEDPALEKLHLFCEESRRLNDWVPEISLPER; translated from the exons ATGCAGTCTCCTGGAAAATCACTGAAGGAAGCTTTGCTCTGTGCTCAGAACGAGGATCGACTCACTGTCGGAGTCTACGAGAGCGCTAAAATTATGACTGA TGACCCGGACAGCGTGTCTTTCTGCGTCCTGGCCGTGGATGAGGAGTTTGAGTGTGACATCGCTCTGCAGATCCACTTCACCCTCATCCAGTCCTTCTGCTTCGACAACGACATCAGCATCGTCAGAGTGAGCGACATGCAGCGTCTGGCTGAGATTGTTGGTGACAAGTCGGAGCAGCTGGAAGATGCGCACTGCGTCCTCATCACG AACCCAGCTGACGGGTCTTGGGAGGACCCTGCTCTGGAGAAGCTGCACCTGTTCTGTGAGGAGAGCCGCCGTCTGAACGACTGGGTCCCCGAGATCAGCCTGCCCGAGCGTTGA
- the gadd45gb.1 gene encoding growth arrest and DNA-damage-inducible, gamma b, tandem duplicate 1: MTLEEVLIQKPTERAQCTGSALEEVLVSAKDNDSLTVGVYECAKVMNLDPDSVSFCVLAVDEEFECDIALQIHFTLIQSFCFDNDISIVRVSDMQRLAEIVGDKSEQLEDAHCVLITNPADGSWEDPALEKLHLFCEESRRLNDWVPEISLPER, translated from the exons ATGACTCTTGAGGAAGTTCTGATCCAGAAACCCACCGAGCGTGCTCAGTGCACCGGCTCAGCCCTGGAGGAGGTCCTGGTGTCCGCTAAAGACAACGACTCTCTCACCGTGGGCGTCTACGAGTGCGCAAAAGTTATGAATCT TGACCCGGACAGCGTGTCTTTCTGCGTCCTGGCCGTGGATGAGGAGTTTGAGTGTGACATCGCTCTGCAGATCCACTTCACCCTCATCCAGTCCTTCTGCTTCGACAACGACATCAGCATCGTCAGAGTGAGCGACATGCAGCGTCTGGCTGAGATTGTTGGTGACAAGTCGGAGCAGCTGGAAGATGCGCACTGCGTCCTCATCACG AACCCAGCTGACGGGTCTTGGGAGGACCCTGCTCTGGAGAAGCTGCACCTGTTCTGTGAGGAGAGCCGCCGTCTGAACGACTGGGTCCCTGAGATCAGCCTGCCCGAGCGTTGA